AGTGCCGCGAGCAAAATCGTGGTGATGGGCAAGTTCAAGGGCATCGCCGTCGGCGCTATTCGCGTAGCCCGCGAGAACGGATTCCTCACCGCCAAGGTGCAGTTGAGCAACATCACCAGCAGCAACCAGACCCTGTACTACCGCTTCGCCTGGCTCGGCGCCGACGGCTTCCCGGTGGGCGATGAAGAAACCTGGAAAGTGCTGAACCTGTACGCCAACCAGGCGACCTTCCTGCCGGCTATCGCCAATCTGCCCCAGGCGGCGGACTTTCGCCTTGAAGTCAAAACCCCTTGAGCCGTCCACCCTTCTTGAGAGATTTCTCCATGTTTGCACGCTTTTCGATGCTCGCCGTGGTGGCCGTCCTGGCCAGCGGTTGCGCCAATACTTCGCCCGTGCTGGGCAGCAAGCACATCAACTACGGCGACACCAAGGCCGTGGAAACGGTGACCAACGAGTTCGGCTCCACCGACCTGCAGATGATCGCCGAAAGCATGACCCGCTCCCTCGCCCAGTCCGGCATCCTGCAAGGCCGCCCGGTGGTGCAGGTGTATGACGTGAAGAACAAGACCAGCGAGTACATCGACACCCGCGAGATCACCACGTCGATCAAGACCCAACTGATGAAAACCGGCACCGCGCGCTTCGCCAGCGACAACACCGACATGCAAAGCCAGGTCGACCAGCTCAAGCTGCAGAACCAGAGCGGCCTGTACAAGAAATCCACGGTGAGCAAGACCGGCAACATGGTCGCTGCCAAGTACCGCCTGGAAGGCTCCATCAGCTCCATCGTCAAGCGCAGCTCGGACTACAAGGACGTGTTCTACAAGTTCAGCCTGCAACTGATCGACGTCGAGAGCGGCCTGGCCGAATGGATGGACGAAAAAGAAATCCGCAAGACCACGGAGCGCTAAGCAATGCGTGCATGGATTGGCATGATCGGCCTGCTGTGCGCCTTTGGCGCCGCGGCCGCACCGAAGATCGCGGTGACCGACCTGGCCTACGAGGCGCGGGTCGAGGAATACATCCACCAGGTCTCGGCCAGCAACAACTTCCAGGCAAGCAGCTACCACGCCAGTGGCGCGACGAACTACAGCGAGTACGAAAGCCGCAACAGCTACATCGAGCAGACCGAGCTGCGCCAGTTCAGCGGCGATATCAAGGGCCAGATCCTCAAGTCCCGCCAGTTCCAGCTGGTGCAGGGCACGCCCTACACCGCCGATGCCCAGGGTGACGTCTACGACGTGATCAAGCGCATCAAGGCCGGCCACTTCAAGGGCGCGGACTACGTGCTGTTCGGCACGCTGTCCGACATCGACTTCACCCAGGACATCAACGCCCTGGACCACACCAACAGCTACTCGGCGGTGCTGGGCCTGACGCTGGTGGCGGATTTCAGCCTGATCAACACACGCACCTTCGAGATCACCTCGGCGTTCACCGCCATGGGTGAAGGCCAGGACACCAAACTGGTGAACAGCCGCGACGTACGCGTGAGCCTGAACCGGCCGCGGGTGGTGAAGGAAGTGTCGAAAGCGCTGGGTGAAGATGTGGCGCGGCAGTTGGCGGAGCAGTTGGGTGGCGGCTATCAAGCGCCTGACCAACCGGTGCTGCGCAATAACCTGCCACGAGATGAAGCACCAAAAATCCTGCGCTGAACCAGGATTTCACAAACACCATAAAACCACTGTGGGAGCTGGCTTGCCTGCGATGCAGACACCTCGGTACATCAGGTACACCGAGGTGATGCTATCGCAGGCAAGCCAGCTTCCACAGTTTTGATTCGGTTTCGTCAGTTATGCCGTAGCGCGATGCAGGCTAGCGAGGAAGCCAGCCGCACCGACAAACAACCCGGCAAACGTACGGTTCACACGTTTTTGCTGCTTCGGCGTGCGCAACAGGCGCAACACCTTCGACGCGAGCCCCGTATACCCCGCCATCACGATCATATCGACGCTGATCATCGTCGCTCCCAGGATCAGGTACTGCGCCAGCAGTGGCGCCTGCGGGTTCACGAACTGCGGCAGCACCGCCAGCATGAACACCAACGCCTTGGGGTTGCTGGCATTGACCAGGAAGCCACGGAACATCATTGCCATCGGCTTGCCGATCGGGCGTGGCGCCGCGTCATCGGTCATGTCCATAGGCAAGGCGCGCCATTGCTTGATCGCCAGGTACACCAGGTACGCCACGCCAAACCATTTGATCGCATAAAACGCGGTAGACGATGCCGCCAGAATGGCACCCAAGCCACCCGCCACCACGGCAATCTGCATCGCCAGGCCCAGTTGCAGGCCGATGGCGTTCCAGTAGCCACGCACGAAACCATATTGCAGGCCGCTGGACATCGAAGCGATGGCACCGGCGCCAGGGGAAAGGGAGATAATCCAACTGGCCAGGAAAAAGGCCAGCCACGTATCGAGTGCCATTGCACACCTCGGGACAGAGTTTGCGGTTGTGGCCTTAAGCTAACTCCGCCGACCAAAGGCTGGCTATAGATTTTTACAAGATGTGAATACTAGCGATCGCCTGGAAACACATGAGTCCCCGGCCAACGGCGCACCGAACGCTGGAAGAACAGGCTGTTGGGCACCTGCACCATCGCGCTGTCAGTGCCAGCTTGCGCCACTTCGATCAGCGTGGTGTAGAGCAGGTTGATCGCCACCACACGGCCTTTCACACCCGGTTTGTCGACGGTATCCACCAGTTCAACGATGTCACCAATGCGGAACGGCCCGACGGTGAAGATCAAGATCGCGCACAGCAGGTTCGACAGCACCGACCACATGGCGAAGAACGCCACCGCGGCAACCGCAACAAACCCCGACAGCGCGGTCCACAGCACGGTGGCGGACACGCCCAGGCGGCCCAGCACGAAGATCAGCGCACTGCCCATGATCAGCCAGCGCAGGCCACCGCGCAGTGGCATCAACAATTGCGGCGGGAACGGGTAACGCTCACCCAGCCGAGTCAGGCCTTTGGCAACGAAGCGCTGGGCGAGGTAGGCGCCCAGCAGGATCAGCAGGATCTGCACGCCGATCCACACGGGCTCGACCCATTGCGTCGGTATCGGCAATTGCAGCGCTTCCATCAGGACAGCGCCTCCAGCTCCGCTTGCAAGCTTTCGAGCAATTCGAGGGCTTCCATCCAGGTTTCCTCCAATTGCCCTTCGCGCACCTTGAGCTTGGCCTGTTCGGCCAGCAAGTCGCGCAACTCATCCTTGCGTGCGGCCTCGTACACGGCGCTGTCGCCCAGGCTGGCTTCGATCTTGGCCAGGCGCTCGTGCAGCTTGCCCAACTCGGCTTCCAGCTTGTCGGCTTCGCGCTTGTGCGGCGCCAACTGTTGGCGCAATGCAGCTGCAGCCTGGCGCTGGGCCTTCTTATCGGTCTTGTCCGGGTTGACGGGCGTATTGCTGGCCGGCGCATTGCGCAGGCGGTAATCGGTCAGCCAGCGCGCATAGTCGTCGAGGTCGCCGTCGAACTCTTCGACTTTGCCATCGGCCACCAGCAGGAAGTTATCGGTGGTGCTTTTGAGCAGGTGGCGATCGTGAGACACCACCAGGACCGCACCGCTGAATTCCTGCAAGGCCATGGTCAGCGCCAGGCGCATTTCCAGGTCCAGGTGGTTGGTCGGTTCGTCGAGCAGCAGTAGGTTCGGCCGGTCCCAGGCGATCAACGCCAGGGCCAGGCGAGCTTTTTCGCCACCGGAGAAGTTCAGCACCGGCTCATCGATACGCGCACCCCGGAAGTCGAAACCGCCGAGGAAGTCGCGCAGGGGCTGCTCGCGCTCGGTCGGCGCCAGGCGTTGCAGGTGCAACAGCGGGCTGGCCTTGGCATCGAGGGAGTCCAACTGATGCTGGGCGAAGTAGCCCACCACCAGGTTCTCGCCACGGGTCAGGCGACCGGCCAGGGGTTGCAGCTCACCTGACAGGTTCTTGATCAGCGTCGACTTGCCCGCGCCGTTGGGGCCGAGCAAACCGATGCGCGCACCCGGCGTGAGCTGCAGCTTGACCTTTTCCAGGATGGTTTTGTCGCCATAACCCAAGCGGGCATCCGAGAGGTCCAGCAATGGGCTGGAGATCTTCACCGACTCGCGGAACACGAAGTCGAACGGCGAATCGACGTGGGCCGCCGACAGTTCTTCCATGCGTTCCAGGGCCTTGATCCGGCTCTGGGCCTGGCGGGCCTTGGTGGCCTGGGCCTTGAAGCGGGCGATGTAGCTTTCCATATGCGCACGTTGCGCCTGCTGCTTCTCGAACGCCTGTTGTTGCTGGGCCAGGCGCTCGGCACGGGCCCGCTCGAACGCGGTGTAGCCACCACGGTACAGGGTGATTTTCTTCTGTTCGACGTGGGCGATGTTGTCGACCACAGCGTCGAGGAAATCCCGGTCGTGGGAGATCAGCAGCAGGGTGCCCTGGTAGTTCTTGAGGAAATCTTCCAGCCACAGGATCGCATCGAGGTCCAAGTGGTTGGTCGGTTCGTCGAGCAGCAACAGATCCGAAGGACACATCAGCGCCTGGGCCAGGTTCAGGCGCATGCGCCAGCCACCGGAGAAGTCGGCGACCGGGCGGTCCATCTGTTCGTTGGTAAAACCAAGGCCGGCGAGCATCTTGCGGGCACGGGCGTCAGCGGTGTAGCCATCGGCGCTGTCCAGTTCCGCGTGCAAGCGGGCCTGGGCGGCGCCGTCCTGGGCTTTTTCGGCCTCGGCGAGGTCGTGTTGCACCTGGCGCAGGCGCAGGTCGCCATCGAGCACGTAGTCGATCGCGATGCGGTCCAGGGTGTCGATCTCCTGGCGCATATGGGCGATGCGCCAGTCGGCCGGCAGCAGGCAGTCCCCGGAGTCCGGGGTCAGCTCACCCAGCAACAGGGCAAACAACGTGGATTTGCCGGCGCCGTTGGCACCGATCAGGCCGGCTTTGTGACCGGCGTGCAGGGTCAGCTCGGCGTCTTCGAGAAGACGTTGCGGGCCACGCTGTAATGTTAGGCTTTGAAGTCGGATCATAATGGCGGCGGAGTCTACCAGCTTCGTTGCCCGCTGGCTTGGGTGTGAATATGTGTGCTGACCTGTGGAGCTTTGCCCTCTCGACTTACGCCCGGCCGGGCGTCGAAGAAGCCTGCCTGCGCGCGCAGGCGCAAGGCGCGGATGTGTGCCTGCTGCTCTGTGGGGCGTGGCTGGAACAAAGAGGGGTCGCGCTGACAGCCGAGCGCGTGCAAGCGCTGAAGCACATCGCCAAGCCTTGGCAGGTACAGGTGATCGAACCGTTGCGACAGCTGCGTATGCAATGGCGAGCCAGGGCGCAGCAGGATGGGCAACTGGCGGCGTTTCGGGAACGGGTCAAGGCCCTGGAGTTGGACGCCGAACGGGAATTAATAATGCGCCTCGAGGTGCTTGCACTGGCGTGGCCATCAAACCAGAGCGCAAATCAACAACGATGGCTGGAAGGACTGGCGACTGAGGATGCCGCCAACCTTGACCACGACGTGCTGCAGCAGCTGCGCGTCGTGGCCACCGGCACTTAGGAAGCGCTGGTTGGGGTGGTGCTTGGCGCTACCGGTGCTGGAGTGCTGCTGGCCGGTGCCGTTGGAGCTGCGGCGGCCGGGGTCGCCGGGGTCGCTGGCTTGGCTGCAGCTGGCTTTGCAGCGGCTGGTTTTGCGGCAGGCTTGGCAGCTGGTTTGGCGGCTGGTTTTGCAGCAGCAGTTTTAGCAGCTGGCTTGGCGGCTGGTTTTACAGCAGCAGTTTTAGCAGCTGGCTTGGCGGCTGGTTTTGCAGCAGCGGTTTTAGCAACTGGCTTGGCGGCCGGTTTTGCAGCAGCGGTTTTAGCAGTTGGCTTGGCGGCTGGTTTTGCAGCAGCAGTTTTGGCAGCTGGCTTGGCGGCTGGTTTTGCAGCAGCGGTTTTAGCAGCTGGCTTGGCGGCTGGTTTTGCAGCAGCGGTTTTAGCAGCTGGCTTGGCGGCTGGTTTTGCAGCAGCGGTTTTAGCAGCTGGCTTGGCGGCTGGTTTTGCAGCAGCGGTTTTAGCAGCTGGTTTGGCGGCTGGTTTTGCAGCAGCGGTTTTGGCAGCTGGCTTGGCGGCTGGTTTTGCAGCAGCGGTTTTAGCAGCTGGCTTGGCGGCTGGTTTTGCAGCAGCGGTTTTAGCAGCTGGCTTGGCGGCTGGTTTTGCAGCAGCGGTTTTAGCAGCTGGCTTGGCGGCTGGTTTTGCAGCAGCGGTTTTGGCAGCTGGCTTGGCGGCAACGGCTTTTGCAGGAGTACGCGCGCCCAGCACTTTCGCGACAGCTTCTTTCACACGACCAACGCCCTGGGCCAATTTCAGGCTTTCCTGAGCATCTTTTTTGAGTTGGGAAATATAGGTGCGGGTTTCAGCTTGACGATCCTTGAGGGCGTCCAGCAGGTCCTCAAGTTCTTTGACAGCGTCTTTGGCTTTGGCTTGAGCTTTGGCCTTGCCGGCAGTGGCGGCGTCTTGCAGTTTGGTGCGGGATTTGTGCAGCTTTTCTTGCGCCTTACCGCGTTGTTTTTCCAGCTTGGCGAGCAGTTTTTCTGCATCGGCCAACGCTTGGGAACACGCGCTTTCCAGATGTTCAAGCAGGCTGCTCGACAGTTGTTGGAGTAAGTGCAACGGGGTATTAACAGGCTTCTGTTTGGCCGACATGGTTTACCTCCTGGCTGACGTGGGTGCGGCTCATACTAGCCCTCTGCTCTTACCGCCGCTAGGGCATGTTGACAGTATCCTTTGCCTTGCGTTGCACGGTGGGAAAATTCTTATCGATATAACGAAAATACGCGGCACTTTTTGCGTATCCACGCTGGCATAATCCGTCGCACTTTCGGCGGGAGAATGCCTATGTCGCGTTACCTTTTCATTGTTCTGGGCCTGGCGATTTCCGTGGCCAATGCGAGCGAGCAATCGCCCGCAAAAACTGCACTTCAAGACCAGCACGACCTTGCATACAGCCTGGGCGCAAGCCTTGGTGAGCGCCTGCGCCACGAGGTCCCGGACCTTCAGATCCAGGCTTTGATCGAAGGCCTCAAGCAAGCATATCAAGGCAAGCCGCTGGCGCTGGATAACGCGCGTATCGAACAGATTCTTGCGCAGCATGAGGCCCAGGCCGAAGACAATGCCCAATCCCTCAAAATCGAAAAAGCCCTCAGCGCCGAACAGCTGTTTTTAGCCAAGGAAAAAACCGCGAAAGGGGTGCGCGAGTTGGCCGATGGCATCCTGCTTACCGAACTGGCGCCCGGCAGCGGTAGCAAGCCCGGCGCGAATGATCAGGTTCAAGTGAAATACGTGGGGCGATTGCCGGATGGCACAGTGTTCGACAAGAGCACGCAACCCCAATGGTTTCCTCTGGACAGCGTAATCAGCGGCTGGAGCAGCGCGTTGCAGCAGATGCCGGTGGGGGCGAAATGGCGCCTGGTGATCCCATCGGCCCAAGCCTATGGTGCCGACGGTGCGGATGAGCTGATTGCACCCTATACACCGCTGGTGTTCGAAATCGAATTGCTCGGCACTCGACACTGACCCCATAAAAAAAGGTGCGCCATGCGCACCGTTTTTTCATCTCGCCATCAACGATCAGGCCTGAGTGGCAGGCTCTTCCTTGTGGGCGTTGTGCAGAACTTCGATCAGGCAATCTTCCAGTTCGAAACGCTCGTGAAGCAGCGCGCCCAACTCTTTGAATTTTTCGGCAACACACTGGCCAGCATCACACAGGTCGGTGAACTCCAGCAGTTTTTCGGTGATGACATCGATGCGTGGGTAAAGGGTCTCAGCCAACTCCAGGCCACGCTTATCATCGAAGGCTTGCGCCTCCTCGGTAAGTTGCTCGTAGACACCGAAATGACCGGCAGACACGTAGTCCACCAACACTTCACAGAACTCCTGCAGCGGCTTGCGATTCTCAGCCAATGCCTCAGGCTTGGCGCCAAGCGCATCAAAGGCCCGAACCAGTTCGTGACGTGCCTTCAACCAGCTGTCGATCAGCTTGTGCACTCCACCCCAGCGTTCCTGAGCATTCTGACAACTTTCCAGCATGATGATCTCTCTTCCCTATAGGGGCACTGCCGCCTGATACCCGCGCAACGCTTCAAGGATAAAGGTGCTGCGGGACAAAGCCGAGTCTGACAAGCGGTTTCAATAACGCGTGCGGGCCAGATTATGCCCGCATGACTATGGCTTCAAGGTACGCAGGAGAGAAAGTTCATACAAGTGTTTAATCCGGTCCTACAAACTGCGGCCTGCGTTCAATGCCTTGTCGGGTGCAAGCGCTGGCCCATCAGCACGCCTGAGAACTGCACAGCACCCAGGACCAGCATCCCCAGGAAAAACAGCAAGCTCCATTCAGGAAGGCTCAAGTCAAACAAGGTCCAATTGATTTCCACACAATCGACGGTGCCTTTGACCGTCAATTGCAGCGCCTGCCACAGCGACAGGTTTTCGATCATGTAGTGCAGGCTGGGCCCGCAATCGGCAAGCTGGTCAGAGGCGACATTTTGCAGCAGCACCTGACGCACAGCAGTGATAGCACCGAGCAGTGCGCACCCCATGCCCGCCAGTCCGTAAAGGCAGACGGCGGAGCGTCTGGGGTTATGAATAGCGGCAACCAGGTTGATCAGCGTGAAGGCGGCTAGAAAGATACGCTGGATCTGACACAGGAAGCAGGGCCGCAACGATGCACCGAACTCAAGATAAAAGGACGCGCCCAATGTCAGCGCACCCGCCATGAACGCAAGAAAAAACAAGGAGCGTGAAGGGGCCAAAGACATGCTTTATCCGCATCGCGAAAGATAGGTCGTTACGGTAGAGGAAAGGCCTGACCCCTTTCAATACGCACCAGCGCAGACGATTCTGTGAAAACGCAGGGACATTCCCACAGAGCTTGGAGGACCTCAGACAACTGAGCGTAGGAGTTTGTGAAAAAGCGCCTCAGAACGCGTATTTTCAGAGTACTGAAGGGCTGACTGTCAGACGCACCTGAGCCAACCCTGTACTCCTTTCCTACATCAACTCCGGACAGGCACCGGCAGCGGGGATGCCAACAGGCGATTATCCAAAAGACCCAGGCCTTCCTGAAACAACTGGTTGCTTCGTTCAGTATCACCCAACTGGGCCAGCAGGCGCGCCAGCTCCGCGCACGCTTCAGGGTTGCGCTGCACCTGCAGGCTCGTGTCGAGATAGTCCCGTGCCTTGCCCCACAGGCTGTTTTGCAGGCACAAGCGGCCCAGCGTCAGCAACAGGCTGGCATCGTGCAGATGGTCCTTGAGCCAACCCTCGGCAAACTTCAATTGCCGGGCCGGGTCGCTGCCGCGCAGTAGGCCGTACAGCCGGATCAGGTGACTATCGTAACCGCGCTTGATGGCGCCGCGCAGGACCTCCTCGGCCTTGGCATCTGCGCCTAACTGACGCAGTTGCTCGGCATAGGCAAGGACTAATTGAGGCTCCTGGCGCTGGGCAGACGTCAGTTGCTGCCAGGCCCGCTCAAGGGACTGCAAACCCGCTTCACCCTGCTCCTCGCGCTGGGCAGCGAGGGTCAGGTTTTCACCCCAGGCGCGACGCTCAAGTTCGGCCAGCTCACTGGCGGGCAGCACCTTGTCCTTGCGCAACTCCGGCAGCAGGCGAATCACCGACGACCAGTCGCCACGTTGCTGATGCAAACGCTGCAACTGGCGCAATACCTGGGCGTTGTGGGGATGACGCTCGTGCATGGCCTGCAAGGTGGTCAGTGCGCCGTCCGTATCGCCACGGTCCAACTGCAATTGCGCATGGCTCAGGGCAACGGCCAGTTCGGCCTGGGGCTGGCGCTCCAGGGCTCGCTCGAGCAAGCCATCCGACTCTTCATAACGCCCCTGCTCATTCGCCGCCCGGGCCGCGCCCAGGTAGTACAGCAACGGCTGGCGCTCTGCTTCGGCTGCGCGGTGCAGGTGGCGCTCGGCGCTGGCCCAGCGGCCTTCGGCGAGGTCCATCTGGCCCTGCTCGATGGCGATCTGCACACGGCGACTGCGGTTACGCCGCGACCACGGGTTGACCACGCCACCGGAGGTGGTCACCAGGCTCAGCAACACACGGATCACGTAGAGGGCAAGGCCGATGGCAAACACAGCCACCACCGTCGCCCACAGGCTCGACTCGTAATGCAGCACGTGAGGGTAGGTAATCAGCACGTAGCCCGTGTGTTTCGAAATGCCCACAGCCAGTGCCAGGGCGACCGCAATCGCCAACACCAGGATCACATAGAAACGCTTCATCGGCTCTACTCCTGGGTCGCCGGCTTGCCAGCCGCCGCCTTGGCTTCGTCGGCAGACAGGTGACGACGTTCGAGGTATGCCTGTACCGCTGCCAGGCTCGCAGCCAAGTCGGGCGTCACCACCGAGACGGCTTTGGGCTCAAGCTCGGCAATACGCGCCAGCATCGCCTTGCTCTGCGGGTTGTCCTGGTTGAAGTTGTCCTGCAACACGCTGCGCGCTTCGCCCAGCGAGCGGCTGTACACGGCCGCCTCACCATTGAGTGCCGCCCACT
The genomic region above belongs to Pseudomonas sp. S35 and contains:
- a CDS encoding YcfL family protein yields the protein MRRFILGALALILLAGCATPPPEPGSAASKIVVMGKFKGIAVGAIRVARENGFLTAKVQLSNITSSNQTLYYRFAWLGADGFPVGDEETWKVLNLYANQATFLPAIANLPQAADFRLEVKTP
- the lpoB gene encoding penicillin-binding protein activator LpoB, whose product is MFARFSMLAVVAVLASGCANTSPVLGSKHINYGDTKAVETVTNEFGSTDLQMIAESMTRSLAQSGILQGRPVVQVYDVKNKTSEYIDTREITTSIKTQLMKTGTARFASDNTDMQSQVDQLKLQNQSGLYKKSTVSKTGNMVAAKYRLEGSISSIVKRSSDYKDVFYKFSLQLIDVESGLAEWMDEKEIRKTTER
- a CDS encoding penicillin-binding protein activator LpoB, with the translated sequence MRAWIGMIGLLCAFGAAAAPKIAVTDLAYEARVEEYIHQVSASNNFQASSYHASGATNYSEYESRNSYIEQTELRQFSGDIKGQILKSRQFQLVQGTPYTADAQGDVYDVIKRIKAGHFKGADYVLFGTLSDIDFTQDINALDHTNSYSAVLGLTLVADFSLINTRTFEITSAFTAMGEGQDTKLVNSRDVRVSLNRPRVVKEVSKALGEDVARQLAEQLGGGYQAPDQPVLRNNLPRDEAPKILR
- a CDS encoding LysE family transporter, with the protein product MALDTWLAFFLASWIISLSPGAGAIASMSSGLQYGFVRGYWNAIGLQLGLAMQIAVVAGGLGAILAASSTAFYAIKWFGVAYLVYLAIKQWRALPMDMTDDAAPRPIGKPMAMMFRGFLVNASNPKALVFMLAVLPQFVNPQAPLLAQYLILGATMISVDMIVMAGYTGLASKVLRLLRTPKQQKRVNRTFAGLFVGAAGFLASLHRATA
- a CDS encoding mechanosensitive ion channel family protein, translating into MEALQLPIPTQWVEPVWIGVQILLILLGAYLAQRFVAKGLTRLGERYPFPPQLLMPLRGGLRWLIMGSALIFVLGRLGVSATVLWTALSGFVAVAAVAFFAMWSVLSNLLCAILIFTVGPFRIGDIVELVDTVDKPGVKGRVVAINLLYTTLIEVAQAGTDSAMVQVPNSLFFQRSVRRWPGTHVFPGDR
- a CDS encoding ATP-binding cassette domain-containing protein codes for the protein MIRLQSLTLQRGPQRLLEDAELTLHAGHKAGLIGANGAGKSTLFALLLGELTPDSGDCLLPADWRIAHMRQEIDTLDRIAIDYVLDGDLRLRQVQHDLAEAEKAQDGAAQARLHAELDSADGYTADARARKMLAGLGFTNEQMDRPVADFSGGWRMRLNLAQALMCPSDLLLLDEPTNHLDLDAILWLEDFLKNYQGTLLLISHDRDFLDAVVDNIAHVEQKKITLYRGGYTAFERARAERLAQQQQAFEKQQAQRAHMESYIARFKAQATKARQAQSRIKALERMEELSAAHVDSPFDFVFRESVKISSPLLDLSDARLGYGDKTILEKVKLQLTPGARIGLLGPNGAGKSTLIKNLSGELQPLAGRLTRGENLVVGYFAQHQLDSLDAKASPLLHLQRLAPTEREQPLRDFLGGFDFRGARIDEPVLNFSGGEKARLALALIAWDRPNLLLLDEPTNHLDLEMRLALTMALQEFSGAVLVVSHDRHLLKSTTDNFLLVADGKVEEFDGDLDDYARWLTDYRLRNAPASNTPVNPDKTDKKAQRQAAAALRQQLAPHKREADKLEAELGKLHERLAKIEASLGDSAVYEAARKDELRDLLAEQAKLKVREGQLEETWMEALELLESLQAELEALS
- a CDS encoding TIGR02444 family protein; translated protein: MCADLWSFALSTYARPGVEEACLRAQAQGADVCLLLCGAWLEQRGVALTAERVQALKHIAKPWQVQVIEPLRQLRMQWRARAQQDGQLAAFRERVKALELDAERELIMRLEVLALAWPSNQSANQQRWLEGLATEDAANLDHDVLQQLRVVATGT
- a CDS encoding AlgP family protein — its product is MSAKQKPVNTPLHLLQQLSSSLLEHLESACSQALADAEKLLAKLEKQRGKAQEKLHKSRTKLQDAATAGKAKAQAKAKDAVKELEDLLDALKDRQAETRTYISQLKKDAQESLKLAQGVGRVKEAVAKVLGARTPAKAVAAKPAAKTAAAKPAAKPAAKTAAAKPAAKPAAKTAAAKPAAKPAAKTAAAKPAAKPAAKTAAAKPAAKPAAKTAAAKPAAKPAAKTAAAKPAAKPAAKTAAAKPAAKPAAKTAAAKPAAKPAAKTAAAKPAAKPTAKTAAAKPAAKPVAKTAAAKPAAKPAAKTAAVKPAAKPAAKTAAAKPAAKPAAKPAAKPAAAKPAAAKPATPATPAAAAPTAPASSTPAPVAPSTTPTSAS
- a CDS encoding FKBP-type peptidyl-prolyl cis-trans isomerase, which gives rise to MSRYLFIVLGLAISVANASEQSPAKTALQDQHDLAYSLGASLGERLRHEVPDLQIQALIEGLKQAYQGKPLALDNARIEQILAQHEAQAEDNAQSLKIEKALSAEQLFLAKEKTAKGVRELADGILLTELAPGSGSKPGANDQVQVKYVGRLPDGTVFDKSTQPQWFPLDSVISGWSSALQQMPVGAKWRLVIPSAQAYGADGADELIAPYTPLVFEIELLGTRH
- the rsd gene encoding sigma D regulator, which translates into the protein MLESCQNAQERWGGVHKLIDSWLKARHELVRAFDALGAKPEALAENRKPLQEFCEVLVDYVSAGHFGVYEQLTEEAQAFDDKRGLELAETLYPRIDVITEKLLEFTDLCDAGQCVAEKFKELGALLHERFELEDCLIEVLHNAHKEEPATQA
- a CDS encoding disulfide bond formation protein B, producing MSLAPSRSLFFLAFMAGALTLGASFYLEFGASLRPCFLCQIQRIFLAAFTLINLVAAIHNPRRSAVCLYGLAGMGCALLGAITAVRQVLLQNVASDQLADCGPSLHYMIENLSLWQALQLTVKGTVDCVEINWTLFDLSLPEWSLLFFLGMLVLGAVQFSGVLMGQRLHPTRH
- a CDS encoding heme biosynthesis protein HemY, producing MKRFYVILVLAIAVALALAVGISKHTGYVLITYPHVLHYESSLWATVVAVFAIGLALYVIRVLLSLVTTSGGVVNPWSRRNRSRRVQIAIEQGQMDLAEGRWASAERHLHRAAEAERQPLLYYLGAARAANEQGRYEESDGLLERALERQPQAELAVALSHAQLQLDRGDTDGALTTLQAMHERHPHNAQVLRQLQRLHQQRGDWSSVIRLLPELRKDKVLPASELAELERRAWGENLTLAAQREEQGEAGLQSLERAWQQLTSAQRQEPQLVLAYAEQLRQLGADAKAEEVLRGAIKRGYDSHLIRLYGLLRGSDPARQLKFAEGWLKDHLHDASLLLTLGRLCLQNSLWGKARDYLDTSLQVQRNPEACAELARLLAQLGDTERSNQLFQEGLGLLDNRLLASPLPVPVRS